The following coding sequences lie in one Zingiber officinale cultivar Zhangliang chromosome 2B, Zo_v1.1, whole genome shotgun sequence genomic window:
- the LOC122048978 gene encoding transcription factor WRKY19-like isoform X1, producing the protein METNACAAALLAELSQAKELLKELELNLHCLDLCKALTPRITSSIHNSILMAESFEANAGHDRPPCSSLALRPRTLTPKRRYVRNSHARSTVRMVMKVRIICRKSLYSWRCQVRVGTVAGGVEGPGEDDGFTWRKYGQKEILGAKYPRAYFRCAHRDSHSCTAKKQVQRSDNDPSVYDVTYHDYHTCLQQQEEEEEEQGGANAMQRDQEQSTAAEEKLEGEEEFVGKIAPSFAPLEEKQFFSASPYQFGSSGALMKERAVCFRWSSTETGRWTLTSSRQELHGWMQ; encoded by the exons ATGGAGACCAATGCCTGCGCTGCTGCTCTGCTCGCCGAGCTCAGCCAAGCCAAGGAGCTGCTCAAGGAGCTGGAGTTAAATCTGCATTGCCTTGACCTCTGCAAGGCTCTAACTCCTAGGATCACTTCCTCCATCCACAACTCAATTCTCATGGCAGAATCCTTCGAAGCCAACGCCGGCCACGATAGGCCTCCGTGCTCCTCGCTAGCCCTGCGACCTCGCACCTTGACGCCCAAGAGAAGGTACGTTCGTAATTCGCATGCACGCAGTACTGTCCGCATGGTCATGAAAGTACGTATAATTTGCAGGAAATCTCTGTACTCGTGGAGGTGCCAAGTGAGGGTGGGCACGGTGGCCGGCGGAGTGGAAGGTCCGGGGGAGGACGATGGCTTCACCTGGAGGAAGTACGGCCAGAAAGAGATCCTCGGAGCCAAATATCCAAG GGCCTATTTCCGGTGCGCTCATCGGGACTCGCACAGTTGCACGGCAAAGAAGCAGGTGCAACGATCGGACAACGACCCGTCGGTCTACGACGTCACCTACCACGACTATCACACTTGCCtccagcagcaggaggaggaggaggaggagcagggAGGTGCAAATGCAATGCAGCGCGACCAAGAACAGAGTACTGCGGCGGAGGAAAAACTTGaaggagaggaggaatttgtGGGGAAGATTGCGCCTTCCTTTGCGCCCCTGGAGGAAAAGCAGTTTTTCTCTGCTTCGCCGTACCAGTTCGGCAGTTCGGGGGCTTTGATGAAGGAGAGAGCAGTTTGCTTCCGATGGAGTTCGACGGAGACTGGGAGATGGACCCTGACATCATCTAGGCAGGAGTTGCATGGATGGATGCAATAA
- the LOC122048978 gene encoding transcription factor WRKY19-like isoform X2, whose product METNACAAALLAELSQAKELLKELELNLHCLDLCKALTPRITSSIHNSILMAESFEANAGHDRPPCSSLALRPRTLTPKRRKSLYSWRCQVRVGTVAGGVEGPGEDDGFTWRKYGQKEILGAKYPRAYFRCAHRDSHSCTAKKQVQRSDNDPSVYDVTYHDYHTCLQQQEEEEEEQGGANAMQRDQEQSTAAEEKLEGEEEFVGKIAPSFAPLEEKQFFSASPYQFGSSGALMKERAVCFRWSSTETGRWTLTSSRQELHGWMQ is encoded by the exons ATGGAGACCAATGCCTGCGCTGCTGCTCTGCTCGCCGAGCTCAGCCAAGCCAAGGAGCTGCTCAAGGAGCTGGAGTTAAATCTGCATTGCCTTGACCTCTGCAAGGCTCTAACTCCTAGGATCACTTCCTCCATCCACAACTCAATTCTCATGGCAGAATCCTTCGAAGCCAACGCCGGCCACGATAGGCCTCCGTGCTCCTCGCTAGCCCTGCGACCTCGCACCTTGACGCCCAAGAGAAG GAAATCTCTGTACTCGTGGAGGTGCCAAGTGAGGGTGGGCACGGTGGCCGGCGGAGTGGAAGGTCCGGGGGAGGACGATGGCTTCACCTGGAGGAAGTACGGCCAGAAAGAGATCCTCGGAGCCAAATATCCAAG GGCCTATTTCCGGTGCGCTCATCGGGACTCGCACAGTTGCACGGCAAAGAAGCAGGTGCAACGATCGGACAACGACCCGTCGGTCTACGACGTCACCTACCACGACTATCACACTTGCCtccagcagcaggaggaggaggaggaggagcagggAGGTGCAAATGCAATGCAGCGCGACCAAGAACAGAGTACTGCGGCGGAGGAAAAACTTGaaggagaggaggaatttgtGGGGAAGATTGCGCCTTCCTTTGCGCCCCTGGAGGAAAAGCAGTTTTTCTCTGCTTCGCCGTACCAGTTCGGCAGTTCGGGGGCTTTGATGAAGGAGAGAGCAGTTTGCTTCCGATGGAGTTCGACGGAGACTGGGAGATGGACCCTGACATCATCTAGGCAGGAGTTGCATGGATGGATGCAATAA